Proteins encoded in a region of the Streptomyces sp. NBC_00310 genome:
- a CDS encoding (2Fe-2S)-binding protein → MRVNFTVNGRPQEADDVWEGESLLYVLRERLGLPGSKNACEQGECGSCTVRLDGVPVCSCLVAAGQVEGREVVTVEGLADYAKQRAEHGGCASGACGTAGTAGTTGTSLDEAKRWAATGTDSQTGEGGELSPIQQAFIDAGAVQCGFCTPGLLVAADEMLERTPNPSDADIREALSGNLCRCTGYENIMDAVRLAAARQSEGV, encoded by the coding sequence ATGCGCGTCAATTTCACGGTCAACGGCCGTCCGCAGGAAGCCGACGACGTGTGGGAGGGCGAGTCCCTGCTGTACGTGCTGCGCGAGCGCCTCGGTCTGCCGGGTTCCAAGAACGCCTGCGAGCAGGGGGAGTGCGGGTCCTGCACCGTCCGGCTTGACGGCGTACCGGTGTGTTCGTGTCTGGTCGCCGCCGGACAGGTGGAGGGCCGTGAGGTCGTCACGGTGGAGGGGCTCGCGGACTACGCGAAACAGCGCGCGGAGCACGGTGGTTGCGCGTCCGGTGCGTGCGGCACGGCCGGTACGGCCGGTACGACCGGGACTTCGCTCGATGAGGCCAAGCGGTGGGCCGCGACGGGTACGGACTCCCAGACCGGTGAAGGAGGCGAACTCTCCCCGATCCAGCAGGCGTTCATCGACGCCGGCGCCGTCCAGTGCGGGTTCTGCACGCCCGGTCTGCTCGTCGCGGCCGACGAGATGCTGGAACGCACCCCCAACCCGAGCGACGCGGACATCCGCGAGGCCCTGTCGGGCAACCTGTGCCGCTGCACCGGCTACGAGAACATCATGGACGCGGTCCGCCTCGCGGCCGCCCGGCAGTCCGAAGGGGTCTGA
- a CDS encoding xanthine dehydrogenase family protein molybdopterin-binding subunit has protein sequence MGTTGLPTNITQGSRTKGGIGESTLRPDGTLKVTGEFAYSSDMWHEDMLWGQILRSTVAHAEIVSIDTAEALATPGVYAVMTYDDLPTEVRNYGLEIQDTPVLAHGKVRHHGEPVAIVAADHPETARRAAAKIKVEYRELPVITDEASATAPDAILIHEGRDDHHLGHVPHPNILHRQPVIRGDVAAARERADVIVEGEYVFGMQDQAFLGPESGLAVPAEDGGVDLYIATQWLHSDLRQIAPVLGLPEDKVRMTLAGVGGAFGGREDLSMQIHACLLALRTGKPVKIVYNRFESFFGHVHRHPAKLYYEHGATRDGRLTHLKARIVLDGGAYASASPAVVGNAASLGAGPYVIDDVEIEAIALYTNNPPCGAMRGFGAVQACFAYEAQMDKLAAKLGMDPVEFRQINAMEQGTLLPTGQAVDSPAPVAELLRRVKAMPLPPEQQWRTAGEAADVRQLPGGLSNTTHGEGVVRGIGYAVGIKNVGFSEGFDDYSTARVRMEVVGGEPVATVHTAMAEVGQGGITVHAQIARTELGVTQVTINPANTQVGSAGSTSASRQTYVTGGAVKNSCELVREKVLELGRRKFGTYHPAWATAELLLEGGKVVTDAGEVLADLVDVLGDEAVEVEAEWRHRPTEPFDLRTGQGFGHVQYSFAAHRAVVEVDTELGMVKVVELACAQDVGKALNPLSVLGQIQGGTTQGLGIAVMEEIVVDPRTAKVRNPSFTDYLIPTILDTPTIPVDMLELADDHAPYGLRGVGEAPTLSSTPAVLAAIRNATGLELNRTPVRPEHLTGTA, from the coding sequence ATGGGAACCACCGGCCTGCCCACCAACATCACCCAGGGCTCCCGCACCAAGGGCGGCATCGGCGAGTCCACGCTCCGCCCGGACGGCACGCTCAAGGTCACCGGCGAGTTCGCGTACTCCTCCGACATGTGGCACGAGGACATGCTCTGGGGCCAGATCCTGCGCTCCACGGTCGCCCACGCCGAGATCGTCTCCATCGACACCGCCGAGGCCCTCGCCACGCCCGGCGTCTACGCCGTCATGACGTACGACGACCTGCCGACCGAGGTGCGGAACTACGGTCTGGAGATCCAGGACACCCCCGTTCTCGCCCACGGCAAGGTCCGCCACCACGGCGAGCCCGTCGCGATCGTCGCCGCCGACCACCCGGAGACCGCGCGCCGCGCCGCCGCCAAGATCAAGGTGGAGTACCGCGAACTGCCGGTCATCACCGACGAGGCCTCCGCGACCGCGCCGGACGCGATCCTCATCCACGAGGGCCGCGACGACCACCACCTCGGCCACGTCCCACACCCGAACATCCTCCACCGCCAGCCGGTCATCCGCGGCGACGTGGCCGCGGCCCGCGAGCGCGCGGACGTGATCGTCGAGGGCGAGTACGTCTTCGGCATGCAGGACCAGGCCTTCCTCGGCCCCGAGTCCGGCCTCGCCGTCCCCGCCGAGGACGGCGGCGTCGACCTCTACATCGCCACCCAGTGGCTCCACTCCGACCTGCGCCAGATCGCTCCCGTGCTCGGCCTGCCCGAGGACAAGGTCAGGATGACCCTGGCCGGCGTCGGCGGTGCCTTCGGCGGTCGCGAGGACCTGTCGATGCAGATCCACGCCTGCCTGCTGGCGCTGCGCACCGGCAAGCCGGTGAAGATCGTCTACAACCGCTTCGAGTCCTTCTTCGGACACGTCCACCGCCACCCCGCGAAGCTGTACTACGAGCACGGGGCGACGCGCGACGGCAGGCTCACGCACCTCAAGGCCCGCATCGTCCTGGACGGCGGCGCCTACGCCTCCGCCTCCCCGGCCGTCGTCGGCAACGCCGCCTCGCTCGGCGCGGGCCCGTACGTCATCGACGACGTCGAGATCGAGGCCATCGCCCTCTACACCAACAACCCGCCCTGCGGCGCGATGCGAGGCTTCGGCGCGGTCCAGGCGTGCTTCGCGTACGAGGCGCAGATGGACAAGCTGGCGGCGAAGCTCGGCATGGACCCGGTGGAGTTCCGGCAGATCAACGCCATGGAGCAGGGCACCCTCCTGCCGACCGGCCAGGCCGTCGACTCCCCGGCCCCGGTCGCCGAACTCCTGCGCCGCGTCAAGGCGATGCCCCTGCCGCCGGAGCAGCAGTGGCGCACGGCGGGCGAGGCGGCGGACGTACGACAGCTCCCGGGCGGCCTGTCCAACACCACGCACGGCGAAGGTGTCGTACGAGGCATCGGCTACGCGGTCGGCATCAAGAACGTCGGCTTCTCCGAGGGTTTCGACGACTACTCGACCGCCCGCGTCCGTATGGAGGTGGTGGGCGGCGAGCCCGTCGCCACCGTCCACACGGCCATGGCGGAGGTCGGCCAGGGCGGCATCACCGTCCACGCGCAGATCGCCCGCACCGAGCTGGGCGTCACCCAGGTGACCATCAACCCGGCGAACACCCAGGTGGGTTCGGCCGGTTCGACCTCCGCGTCCCGTCAGACGTACGTCACGGGCGGCGCCGTGAAGAACAGCTGCGAACTGGTCCGGGAGAAGGTCCTGGAGCTGGGCCGCCGGAAGTTCGGCACGTACCACCCCGCCTGGGCGACCGCCGAACTCCTCCTGGAGGGCGGCAAGGTCGTCACCGACGCCGGTGAGGTCCTGGCCGACCTGGTGGACGTCCTCGGTGACGAGGCCGTCGAGGTCGAGGCGGAGTGGCGGCACCGGCCGACCGAACCCTTCGACCTGCGGACCGGGCAGGGCTTCGGCCACGTCCAGTACTCCTTCGCCGCGCACCGGGCGGTCGTCGAGGTCGACACCGAGCTGGGCATGGTCAAGGTCGTCGAACTGGCCTGTGCCCAGGACGTCGGCAAGGCCCTGAACCCGCTCTCGGTCCTCGGCCAGATCCAGGGCGGCACCACGCAGGGCCTCGGCATCGCCGTCATGGAGGAGATCGTCGTCGACCCCAGGACCGCGAAGGTCCGCAACCCTTCCTTCACGGACTACCTGATCCCCACGATCCTCGACACGCCGACCATCCCCGTCGACATGCTCGAACTCGCCGACGACCACGCGCCGTACGGGCTGCGCGGCGTCGGCGAGGCCCCGACCCTGTCCTCGACTCCGGCCGTGCTCGCGGCGATCCGGAACGCGACGGGCTTGGAGCTGAACAGGACGCCGGTACGCCCGGAACACCTCACGGGTACGGCGTAG
- a CDS encoding PucR family transcriptional regulator, with the protein MRLRALLDTDALGLRLLGGGDELDRTVRGVMTTDLRDPSRYLSGGELVLTGLAWHRDATDSEPFVRLLVGAGVTALAAGEAELGDIPEDLVVACARHRLPLFAVNESVAFAAITEHVVRQVSGERAGDLAAVVDRHRRMMTSGPAGGGPDVVLDLLGSDLDLRAWVLSPAGRLVAGPKVGGPALPAELCARLSAEHLAATRTGRHGPHRVAVGTTTYSLFPISSAGRGTGTGAAARDVRGTVLSDWLLAVEADAGDWPAERLDLLYGVTQLIAVERDRREAARTVRRRLAQEVLELVQAGAAPAEIAARLRVAAPVLLPGLGSAPHWQVVVARVEWDGGEMDGGPVAQALLEEILVDPRATGPEPSDRIAVAHTGEEAIALVPLPALSSEPAGSESGIHADTLLAAVRDPLTAGLDDDGRLTLGVSAAVHSAEGLRGALEEARHARRVAAARSGRVCAAGHQELASHVLLLPFVPDDVRRAFTARLLDPLRDYDRRHRAELIPTLEAFLECDGSWTRCAARLHLHVNTLRYRVGRIEQLTSRDLSRLEDKLDFFLALRMS; encoded by the coding sequence ATGCGCCTGCGCGCACTGCTGGACACCGACGCGCTGGGCCTGCGGCTGCTCGGCGGCGGGGACGAGCTGGACCGCACCGTGCGCGGTGTGATGACCACCGACCTCAGGGACCCCAGCCGCTACCTCTCCGGCGGCGAGCTGGTGCTCACGGGCCTCGCCTGGCACCGCGACGCCACCGACTCCGAGCCCTTCGTACGGCTCCTGGTCGGCGCCGGGGTCACCGCGCTGGCGGCCGGGGAGGCCGAGCTGGGTGACATCCCGGAGGACCTCGTCGTGGCCTGCGCCCGGCACCGGCTGCCGCTCTTCGCGGTCAACGAGTCGGTGGCCTTCGCGGCGATCACCGAGCACGTCGTACGGCAGGTCTCCGGCGAGCGTGCCGGGGATCTGGCGGCCGTGGTGGACCGGCACCGCCGGATGATGACCTCCGGCCCGGCGGGCGGCGGCCCGGACGTCGTCCTGGACCTGCTCGGCTCCGACCTGGACCTCCGCGCCTGGGTGCTCTCCCCCGCCGGCCGGCTCGTCGCGGGCCCCAAGGTCGGCGGGCCCGCCCTCCCCGCCGAGCTGTGCGCGCGACTGTCCGCCGAGCACCTGGCGGCGACGCGCACGGGGCGGCACGGACCGCATCGCGTGGCCGTCGGCACCACGACGTACTCGCTGTTCCCGATCAGCAGCGCGGGCCGGGGCACGGGCACCGGGGCCGCCGCCCGGGACGTGCGCGGCACCGTGCTGTCCGACTGGCTCCTCGCGGTCGAGGCCGACGCCGGCGACTGGCCCGCCGAGCGGCTCGACCTGCTGTACGGCGTCACCCAGCTGATCGCGGTCGAGCGCGACCGCCGGGAGGCGGCCCGTACGGTACGGCGACGGCTCGCCCAGGAGGTCCTGGAGCTGGTGCAGGCGGGAGCGGCCCCGGCCGAGATCGCGGCCCGGCTGCGGGTCGCCGCGCCGGTGCTGCTGCCCGGCCTCGGCTCGGCGCCGCACTGGCAGGTCGTGGTGGCCCGGGTCGAGTGGGACGGCGGAGAGATGGACGGCGGCCCGGTCGCCCAGGCGCTCCTGGAGGAGATCCTCGTCGATCCCCGGGCGACGGGCCCCGAACCCTCGGACCGGATCGCGGTGGCCCACACGGGTGAGGAGGCCATCGCCCTCGTCCCCCTCCCGGCGCTCTCCTCGGAGCCCGCCGGCTCCGAGTCCGGAATCCACGCCGACACGCTCCTCGCGGCCGTACGGGACCCGCTGACCGCAGGCCTCGACGACGACGGGCGGCTCACCCTGGGCGTCAGCGCGGCCGTGCACTCGGCGGAGGGGCTGCGCGGCGCCCTGGAGGAGGCCCGGCACGCCCGCCGGGTGGCGGCGGCCCGCTCCGGCCGGGTGTGCGCGGCCGGCCACCAGGAACTGGCCTCGCACGTCCTGCTCCTCCCCTTCGTCCCCGACGACGTGCGCCGCGCCTTCACGGCCCGTCTCCTCGACCCGCTGCGCGACTACGACCGCCGGCACCGCGCCGAGCTGATCCCCACCCTGGAGGCGTTCCTGGAGTGCGACGGCTCCTGGACGCGGTGCGCCGCACGGCTCCATCTGCACGTCAACACGCTGCGGTACCGGGTGGGCCGCATCGAGCAGTTGACGAGCCGGGACCTCTCCCGACTGGAGGACAAACTGGACTTCTTCCTGGCCCTGCGCATGAGTTGA
- a CDS encoding GntR family transcriptional regulator produces the protein MEQAGPRSRQATAESAPDAAATRPASAYRVPAQPGVADVDRERGIAADGTATAVRGDTGPVIDAARGEHTHSETPIPLPRTQGRPVVQRSSVRGQILDALRAALAGGELTPGEVYSAPALGERFGVSATPVREAMQQLAIEGAVEVVPNRGFRVVRRGARELAELAEVRALLQVPVIMRLARTVPADRWGDLRPLADETARAASSGCRATYGEADRAFHRGVLGLAGNEQLMQIADDLHRRTQLPLGGGQVGSGGRVELMADAAEHIALVDALVAEDLEAACCLVEKHFGTVG, from the coding sequence GTGGAGCAGGCCGGACCGCGCTCGCGCCAGGCCACCGCCGAGAGTGCGCCGGACGCCGCCGCCACTCGTCCGGCGTCGGCCTACCGTGTGCCCGCGCAGCCCGGAGTCGCGGACGTCGACCGGGAGCGGGGCATCGCGGCGGACGGCACCGCCACGGCGGTACGCGGCGACACCGGCCCCGTCATCGACGCGGCCCGGGGCGAGCACACGCACAGCGAGACGCCGATCCCGCTGCCGCGCACGCAGGGGCGCCCCGTCGTTCAGCGGTCCTCCGTGCGGGGACAGATCCTCGACGCGCTGCGGGCCGCGCTCGCCGGCGGGGAGCTGACGCCGGGGGAGGTGTACTCGGCGCCCGCGCTCGGTGAGCGGTTCGGGGTCTCCGCCACCCCCGTGCGCGAGGCGATGCAACAACTGGCCATCGAGGGCGCGGTCGAGGTCGTGCCCAACCGGGGCTTCCGTGTCGTACGGCGGGGCGCCCGGGAACTGGCCGAGCTCGCGGAGGTGCGGGCGCTGCTCCAGGTGCCGGTGATCATGCGGCTCGCGCGGACGGTGCCGGCGGACCGCTGGGGTGACCTGCGGCCCCTCGCCGACGAGACGGCCCGGGCGGCGTCCTCCGGGTGCCGGGCGACGTACGGGGAGGCGGACCGGGCCTTCCACCGGGGGGTGTTGGGGCTGGCCGGGAACGAACAGCTGATGCAGATCGCGGACGATCTCCACCGGCGTACGCAACTGCCGTTGGGGGGCGGCCAGGTGGGGAGCGGGGGCCGCGTCGAACTCATGGCTGACGCGGCGGAGCACATCGCGTTGGTGGACGCGTTGGTGGCGGAGGACCTGGAAGCGGCCTGCTGCCTGGTGGAGAAGCATTTCGGCACGGTGGGCTGA
- a CDS encoding VOC family protein: MAIQRMDNVGIVVEDMDAAIAFFVELGMELEGRAEVEGLVADQCTGLDGVHCDIAMLRTPDGHSRLELAKYRSPAVISAGPRNRPHNILGTHRVMFAVDDLEDTVARLRPHGAELVGEIARFEDSYLLCYLRGPEGIIVGLAEQLHGASR, encoded by the coding sequence ATGGCGATTCAGCGGATGGACAACGTCGGCATCGTCGTCGAGGACATGGATGCCGCCATCGCGTTCTTCGTGGAACTCGGTATGGAGCTGGAGGGCAGGGCGGAGGTCGAGGGCCTCGTCGCCGACCAGTGCACCGGACTCGACGGCGTCCACTGTGACATCGCGATGCTCCGGACCCCGGACGGTCACAGCCGGCTCGAGCTGGCGAAGTACCGCAGCCCCGCGGTGATCAGCGCCGGGCCGCGCAACCGGCCGCACAACATTCTGGGCACACACCGCGTCATGTTCGCCGTCGACGACCTCGAGGACACCGTTGCCCGCCTGCGCCCTCACGGCGCCGAACTCGTCGGCGAGATCGCCCGGTTCGAGGACAGCTATCTGCTCTGCTATCTCCGCGGCCCGGAGGGCATCATCGTCGGACTGGCCGAGCAACTGCACGGCGCCAGTAGGTGA
- a CDS encoding nitroreductase: MDVYEAVDSRRAVRAFSDEPVSKEVLGRVLAAATRTPSSGNLQPWHVYVVTGEPLAELKRRATARALAGDPGDEREYPMYPAELASPYRDRFSAAAAQRYEVLGIGRDDPDRPMKIAALNSEAFGAPVVLFCYLDRMMGPGQWGDAGMYLQTVMLLLRAERLHSCPQVMWTMYRKTVSQMVGADDGLVLFCGVSVGCEKEGVPRPRTGRADMTETVSFIGV, encoded by the coding sequence GTGGATGTGTATGAAGCGGTGGACAGCCGCCGTGCCGTGCGGGCGTTCAGTGATGAGCCGGTGTCCAAAGAGGTGCTCGGACGCGTGCTGGCCGCGGCGACGCGGACTCCGTCGAGTGGGAACCTCCAGCCGTGGCATGTGTATGTCGTGACCGGCGAGCCCTTGGCCGAACTGAAGAGGCGCGCGACGGCGAGGGCACTGGCGGGAGACCCGGGTGATGAGCGGGAGTATCCGATGTACCCGGCCGAACTGGCATCGCCGTATCGGGACCGTTTTTCCGCCGCGGCTGCTCAGCGGTACGAAGTGCTGGGAATCGGGCGCGACGATCCCGACAGGCCCATGAAGATCGCCGCCTTGAACTCGGAGGCGTTCGGGGCGCCGGTCGTGCTGTTCTGCTACCTCGACCGGATGATGGGCCCCGGACAGTGGGGGGACGCGGGGATGTACTTGCAGACGGTCATGCTGTTGCTGAGGGCGGAACGGTTGCACAGTTGCCCCCAGGTGATGTGGACGATGTATCGCAAGACCGTCAGCCAGATGGTAGGAGCCGATGACGGGCTCGTGCTGTTCTGCGGTGTTTCGGTGGGATGCGAGAAGGAAGGCGTGCCACGGCCGCGGACCGGGCGGGCGGACATGACGGAAACCGTGAGCTTCATCGGAGTGTGA
- a CDS encoding SRPBCC family protein, whose protein sequence is MVLFLLERFPRLPADRAWQRLTDWPRHAEVVPLTRVTVRTPPPTGVGTVFVARSGVGPLAFDDPMEVTVWQLPSGEAAGTCRLVKHGSFVTGWAEIEVHPYGDGASRVVWREDLRVRWLPGLFDRPLGRLARRMFGRAMDRLLADDGRGSA, encoded by the coding sequence GTGGTCCTCTTCCTCCTCGAACGCTTCCCCCGGCTCCCCGCCGACCGGGCCTGGCAGCGCCTCACGGACTGGCCCCGGCACGCCGAAGTCGTCCCGCTGACCCGCGTCACCGTCCGCACGCCTCCCCCGACCGGTGTGGGCACGGTGTTCGTGGCCCGCAGCGGTGTCGGGCCGCTCGCCTTCGACGACCCGATGGAGGTCACGGTCTGGCAGCTGCCGAGCGGGGAGGCCGCCGGGACGTGCCGTCTCGTCAAGCACGGTTCGTTCGTGACCGGGTGGGCCGAGATCGAGGTCCATCCCTACGGGGACGGCGCGTCCCGTGTGGTGTGGCGCGAGGATCTGCGGGTGCGGTGGCTGCCGGGTCTCTTCGACCGGCCGCTGGGACGGCTGGCGCGGCGGATGTTCGGGCGGGCGATGGACCGGCTGCTCGCAGACGACGGCCGGGGTTCGGCCTGA
- a CDS encoding XdhC family protein, protein MLDIAEELRRWVEQGRDFAVATVVAVGGSAPRRPGAALAVDADGTAIGSVSGGCVEGAVYELCQQALADGEPVLERFGYSDEDAFAIGLTCGGVIDILVTPVRAGDPARPVVAAALSAAASGEAAALARVVSGPAQLRGRALLVRPDGSYDGGYGAHPELDRTVAAEARALLDAGRTDTLEIGEQGSRCGAPLTVLVESSVPPPRMIVFGAIDFASALVRVGKFLGYHVTVCDARPVFATRARFPEADEIVVEWPHRYLERTSVDARTVLCVLTHDAKFDVPLLRLALRLPAAYVGAMGSRRTHLDRNERLRQVGVSELELARLRSPIGLDLGARTPEETALSIAAEIVAARRGGSGVPLTGAHTPIHHDGTPGVMELPSLRVS, encoded by the coding sequence ATGCTGGACATCGCCGAAGAGCTGCGCCGGTGGGTCGAGCAGGGACGTGACTTCGCCGTGGCCACCGTGGTGGCCGTCGGCGGCAGCGCGCCCCGCCGGCCCGGCGCCGCCCTCGCGGTGGACGCCGACGGCACGGCGATCGGCTCGGTCTCCGGCGGCTGTGTGGAGGGCGCTGTCTACGAACTGTGCCAACAGGCGTTGGCGGACGGCGAACCGGTCCTCGAACGCTTCGGCTACAGCGACGAGGACGCCTTCGCCATCGGCCTGACCTGCGGCGGAGTCATCGACATCCTCGTCACACCGGTGCGGGCCGGCGACCCCGCCCGCCCGGTGGTCGCCGCCGCGCTGTCCGCCGCCGCGAGCGGGGAGGCGGCGGCCCTGGCCCGGGTCGTCTCCGGTCCGGCGCAGCTGCGGGGCCGCGCTCTGCTGGTCCGCCCGGACGGCTCGTACGACGGTGGCTACGGCGCCCATCCCGAACTCGACCGCACGGTCGCCGCCGAGGCCCGCGCCCTCCTCGACGCGGGCCGCACGGACACCCTGGAGATCGGTGAGCAGGGCTCTCGGTGCGGAGCACCGCTCACGGTTCTCGTCGAGTCGTCCGTCCCGCCGCCCCGGATGATCGTCTTCGGTGCGATCGACTTCGCGTCGGCGCTGGTCCGCGTCGGCAAGTTCCTCGGTTACCACGTCACCGTCTGCGACGCCCGCCCCGTCTTCGCGACCCGCGCCCGCTTCCCGGAGGCCGACGAGATCGTCGTCGAGTGGCCCCACCGCTATCTTGAGCGGACGTCGGTGGACGCCCGCACGGTCCTCTGCGTCCTCACCCACGACGCCAAGTTCGACGTCCCCCTCCTCCGGCTCGCCCTGCGGCTCCCGGCGGCGTACGTCGGCGCGATGGGCTCCCGCCGCACCCACCTCGACCGCAACGAACGCCTCCGCCAAGTCGGCGTCAGCGAGTTGGAGCTGGCCCGGCTCCGGTCTCCGATCGGGCTCGACCTCGGCGCCCGCACGCCGGAGGAGACCGCCCTGTCCATCGCCGCCGAGATCGTCGCCGCCCGGCGTGGCGGCAGCGGCGTCCCCCTGACCGGCGCGCACACCCCGATCCACCACGACGGCACGCCCGGAGTCATGGAGCTGCCGAGCCTGCGGGTCTCCTGA
- a CDS encoding class I SAM-dependent methyltransferase, which produces MTTPHSHATRASYDTVAADYEKLLRDELANSPFERAMLGVFAERVLGAGGGRVADLGCGPGRITGHLASLGLDVCGIDLSPEMIAVARWAHPRLRFDVGTMTALDFEDGSLAGALAWYSTVHTPPTELPAMFREFHRVLAPGGLLAMAYKVGAESVHLSHAYGHPLDLDVHRFPPDLIAGLLGDAGFVESARLVREADGPGTTANTPQAYVLARKQE; this is translated from the coding sequence ATGACCACACCCCACTCGCACGCCACCCGGGCGTCCTACGACACGGTCGCCGCCGACTACGAGAAGCTGCTGAGAGACGAGTTGGCGAACAGCCCGTTCGAGCGGGCCATGCTGGGGGTGTTCGCCGAGCGGGTGCTGGGCGCCGGGGGCGGGCGCGTGGCGGACCTGGGGTGCGGCCCGGGGCGGATCACCGGGCATCTGGCCTCGCTGGGTCTCGACGTCTGCGGGATCGACCTCTCGCCGGAGATGATCGCCGTGGCCCGCTGGGCCCACCCCCGACTGCGCTTCGACGTGGGCACGATGACCGCGCTCGACTTCGAGGACGGCTCCCTGGCGGGCGCCCTCGCCTGGTACTCCACAGTCCACACCCCGCCCACCGAACTCCCTGCGATGTTCCGCGAGTTCCACCGGGTCCTCGCGCCCGGCGGCCTCCTCGCGATGGCCTACAAGGTCGGCGCCGAGTCCGTGCACCTGTCCCACGCGTACGGTCACCCCCTCGACCTCGACGTCCACCGCTTCCCGCCGGATCTGATCGCCGGGCTGCTGGGGGACGCCGGGTTCGTCGAGTCGGCGCGCCTGGTGCGGGAGGCCGACGGACCCGGCACCACGGCGAACACCCCGCAGGCGTACGTGCTGGCGCGCAAGCAGGAGTGA
- a CDS encoding inner-membrane translocator, protein MPELADKQPSSGEGPLAAGCLLLLVLVADVAAGMLVAIVLAVRGLGRMDTYSAQTATSAPPLDWAPVLGFGALALAVGVTAVVLLRIGHRVIGAVQLTLCVFLAVHTLGSWP, encoded by the coding sequence ATGCCCGAACTTGCCGACAAGCAGCCCTCCAGCGGAGAGGGCCCCCTCGCCGCAGGTTGTCTCCTGCTTCTCGTACTGGTGGCGGACGTGGCGGCCGGGATGTTGGTCGCCATCGTGCTCGCCGTACGGGGACTGGGTCGGATGGACACCTACTCCGCACAGACAGCGACCAGCGCGCCGCCCCTGGACTGGGCGCCGGTGCTGGGATTCGGTGCTCTGGCCCTGGCGGTGGGCGTCACGGCCGTCGTGCTGCTGCGGATCGGGCACCGCGTCATCGGGGCGGTGCAGCTGACACTCTGCGTTTTCCTGGCAGTCCACACGCTGGGGTCCTGGCCCTGA
- a CDS encoding FAD binding domain-containing protein — protein MDFLRPASWEEALAAKAEHPTAVPIAGGTDVMVEINFDHRRPEYLLDLNRVGELSEWEVGEESVRLGASVPYTRIMEDLRAELPGLALASHTVASPQIRNRGGVGGNLGTASPAGDAHPALLAAGAQVEAESVRGSRLIPIDDFYTGVKRNALAPDELIRAVHIAKADGPQQYSKVGTRNAMVIAVCAFGLALHPSSRTVRTGIGSAAPTPVRAKAAEEFLNAALDEGGFWDNGRIITPSVAKQFADLCAGACNPIDDVRGTASYRRHAVGVMARRTLMWTWESYRGTAARTEGVA, from the coding sequence ATGGACTTCCTTCGCCCCGCCAGCTGGGAGGAGGCGCTCGCCGCGAAGGCCGAGCACCCCACCGCTGTGCCGATCGCCGGCGGCACCGACGTGATGGTCGAGATCAACTTCGACCACCGTCGGCCCGAGTATCTGCTCGACCTGAACCGCGTCGGCGAACTCTCCGAGTGGGAGGTCGGCGAGGAATCGGTTCGCCTGGGCGCGTCCGTCCCGTACACGCGGATCATGGAGGACCTCCGTGCCGAGCTGCCCGGCCTCGCCCTGGCCTCGCACACGGTCGCCTCCCCACAGATCCGCAACCGCGGCGGCGTCGGCGGCAACCTCGGCACCGCCTCCCCGGCCGGCGACGCCCACCCGGCCCTCCTCGCGGCGGGCGCCCAGGTCGAGGCCGAGTCCGTACGGGGCTCCCGGCTCATCCCCATCGACGACTTCTACACCGGCGTCAAGCGCAACGCCCTCGCGCCGGACGAGCTGATCCGTGCGGTGCACATCGCGAAGGCGGACGGCCCGCAGCAGTACTCGAAGGTCGGCACCCGCAACGCCATGGTCATCGCCGTGTGCGCCTTCGGGCTCGCCCTGCACCCGTCGTCGCGCACGGTACGGACCGGCATCGGCTCGGCCGCGCCGACCCCCGTCCGGGCCAAGGCCGCCGAGGAGTTCCTGAACGCGGCGCTCGACGAGGGCGGCTTCTGGGACAACGGCCGGATCATCACCCCGTCGGTCGCCAAGCAGTTCGCCGACCTGTGCGCCGGCGCCTGCAACCCCATCGACGACGTCCGCGGCACCGCGAGCTACCGCCGCCACGCCGTCGGCGTCATGGCCCGCCGCACGCTGATGTGGACCTGGGAGTCGTACCGCGGCACCGCCGCCCGCACGGAGGGAGTCGCGTAA